Proteins encoded together in one Desertibacillus haloalkaliphilus window:
- a CDS encoding helix-turn-helix domain-containing protein, translating into MSTSIIITADQFKEMTTYKSYVSSEENHQKVKLSLLNDIRKIYGEKWYRVKGGTRKAIDYLAWFAAERGFAFPSSEHIGEKYSISDRTVRNIIKKLEDNGLIIKIYRRAKKTNSIGKPIFLFTNHPYFNYWTEFLKLDFHADFHAENAETSSESKPEAIKNKSTIDLTYLISLINKRKEINLEDLDHTYTPSHIPKEFINITKPFFKSALMIYKLWGRVKTAYKNSSLDRPLEDLLPIIIQAFKETIFSKKAGKIKGDFKGYFYGTIHRMFVVERRNEISNEINWL; encoded by the coding sequence ATGTCTACAAGTATAATAATTACTGCTGACCAATTTAAAGAAATGACCACTTATAAATCATATGTTTCAAGTGAAGAAAACCATCAAAAGGTTAAGCTTTCGTTACTTAACGATATAAGAAAAATTTATGGAGAAAAGTGGTATAGAGTTAAGGGAGGTACACGTAAAGCAATTGATTATTTAGCGTGGTTTGCTGCAGAAAGAGGGTTTGCTTTTCCGAGTTCAGAGCACATAGGAGAAAAATACTCTATTTCAGACCGAACTGTTCGAAATATTATTAAGAAGCTTGAAGATAACGGATTGATTATTAAAATTTATCGACGAGCAAAAAAAACAAATAGTATAGGTAAACCTATATTTTTATTTACTAATCACCCTTATTTTAATTATTGGACTGAATTTTTAAAGTTAGATTTCCATGCAGATTTCCATGCAGAAAACGCTGAAACCTCTTCGGAGAGTAAGCCTGAAGCAATAAAAAATAAATCTACCATTGATTTAACTTATTTAATTTCATTAATAAATAAACGTAAAGAAATTAATCTCGAAGATCTTGATCATACATATACCCCATCTCATATTCCTAAAGAATTTATAAATATAACAAAACCTTTTTTTAAGTCAGCTCTAATGATTTATAAATTATGGGGACGTGTAAAAACAGCTTATAAAAATAGCTCATTAGATAGACCATTAGAAGATTTACTCCCTATCATCATCCAAGCATTTAAAGAAACTATCTTTTCAAAAAAAGCAGGAAAAATAAAAGGTGACTTCAAAGGGTATTTTTATGGGACTATACATCGAATGTTTGTAGTAGAACGAAGAAATGAAATATCAAATGAAATAAATTGGCTTTAG